The following proteins are co-located in the Flectobacillus major DSM 103 genome:
- a CDS encoding right-handed parallel beta-helix repeat-containing protein, protein MKTSCLFAILISSLSILPVFAQNCNCNFTITQSGSYSPSNLNAQAGATICIKAGTYSSLSFNNFQGTESQPIIIKNCSGQVVIQNTTNATGIHFGKSKNIKLTGSGDNNLTYGIKIAGTGNNSRGVNIGDKSSNIEVERLEIQNIGGTGILVKTDMTCDSTTWRDYYAMYQIKLHDNYIHDTVGDGISVGDASYGTGKTITCNGASITKFTHLIYGLAVYNNRFERTGGKAIQYGNTPDAMIHHNYMKSCGKQPSSSTLNNSVAINGSAGGDFYSNTIIDAEGTAIMMVGFLGNQNIYNNLIVRPKGNAIFSDSRPSSIPNTYLRIANNTIVSPQTEALKLYSLIHTHEVVNNIMLNAGNGKFISPLSSSVNISARKNYLNTIVDPTFFEDITTENYRPLSHTPLINTGENLQGWGINSDISYIGRPNGADFDIGCFESASAVSTHSASTCDYTIWQSGEYSPLNLSAEAGNTICILPGNYTNLKLSNFVGSDTQPLIIKNASGQVVIQNSTTNLSGISFSNCRYFQLTGTGDANVPYGIKIAGTGSGAMGITVGAKSSNCEVDHLEISNTGFAGIMTKTDPSCDASTWKGNFVMTNVKLHHNYVHDVAGEGIYAGNSFASSGVTVTCSGISQKVYPHTIEGLEIYENHFERIGCEGIQYGCSTNAKVHHNTIINSGVSPFDNYQSNGIQIGEGSGGDCYNNTVINARGTGIIMLGFLGNQTVYNNLIVNAGYNGLFADSRSSSIPNTFLRIANNSIINSQSDAIKLYSLIHSHEVVNNLIINPATGKFLVKLGTPVLVNERNNFMNMSIGTAFLNDAANGNYYPTSNSPLVNTGENLSNWGIVFDRDNNARPSGSGYDIGSFEFIQP, encoded by the coding sequence ATGAAAACTTCTTGTTTATTTGCCATACTGATAAGTTCTTTAAGTATTCTGCCAGTTTTTGCCCAAAACTGTAACTGTAATTTTACGATTACACAAAGTGGTTCTTATAGTCCAAGCAATCTTAATGCTCAAGCTGGTGCTACTATTTGTATTAAGGCAGGCACGTATAGCAGTCTTTCTTTCAATAATTTTCAAGGAACTGAAAGCCAGCCTATTATTATTAAAAACTGTTCGGGTCAGGTAGTTATTCAAAATACGACCAATGCTACAGGCATCCATTTTGGCAAAAGCAAAAATATCAAGCTTACAGGCAGTGGCGATAATAACTTAACTTACGGTATTAAAATTGCAGGTACTGGTAATAACAGTAGAGGTGTAAATATTGGTGATAAAAGCTCAAATATTGAGGTTGAGCGTTTAGAAATACAGAATATAGGCGGTACGGGGATTCTTGTCAAAACCGATATGACTTGCGATAGTACTACTTGGCGAGACTATTATGCTATGTACCAAATCAAATTACACGATAACTATATTCATGATACCGTCGGCGATGGTATTTCGGTAGGAGATGCCTCGTATGGCACAGGCAAAACGATTACTTGTAATGGTGCAAGTATTACAAAATTTACTCATTTGATTTATGGATTGGCGGTTTATAACAACCGCTTTGAACGAACAGGAGGCAAAGCTATTCAGTACGGCAATACGCCCGATGCTATGATTCATCATAATTATATGAAAAGCTGTGGAAAACAGCCTTCTAGCTCTACGCTCAACAATTCGGTAGCTATTAATGGCAGTGCAGGAGGTGATTTTTATAGCAATACTATTATTGATGCAGAAGGAACGGCTATTATGATGGTGGGCTTTTTGGGTAATCAAAATATCTATAATAATCTGATTGTTAGGCCAAAAGGTAATGCAATTTTCTCTGATTCTCGCCCGTCGTCTATTCCTAATACCTATTTGCGAATAGCCAACAACACTATTGTGTCGCCACAAACAGAGGCTTTGAAGCTGTATAGCTTGATTCATACCCACGAGGTTGTCAATAATATTATGCTCAATGCTGGAAATGGAAAATTTATTAGTCCGTTGTCGAGTTCCGTTAATATTTCGGCCCGAAAAAACTACCTCAATACGATTGTTGACCCTACTTTTTTTGAAGATATTACAACCGAAAATTACCGACCACTGAGCCATACGCCTTTGATTAATACAGGAGAAAATTTGCAAGGCTGGGGTATCAATTCCGATATTTCATACATTGGCCGCCCAAATGGTGCTGATTTTGATATAGGGTGTTTTGAATCGGCTTCGGCTGTGTCTACGCATTCGGCTAGTACTTGTGATTACACGATTTGGCAAAGTGGCGAATATTCTCCGCTCAATTTGAGTGCTGAGGCAGGTAATACGATTTGTATTTTGCCAGGCAATTATACCAATCTCAAACTTAGTAATTTTGTGGGTAGCGATACCCAACCGCTCATCATAAAAAATGCCTCAGGGCAAGTTGTTATCCAAAACTCAACCACTAACCTAAGTGGAATTAGCTTTAGCAATTGTCGGTATTTTCAACTAACTGGTACTGGCGATGCCAATGTACCGTATGGTATCAAAATTGCTGGTACAGGCTCGGGAGCTATGGGTATAACCGTAGGTGCTAAAAGTAGTAATTGTGAAGTAGACCATCTCGAAATTTCTAATACGGGTTTTGCTGGTATCATGACCAAAACCGACCCTAGCTGCGATGCGTCGACATGGAAAGGTAATTTTGTGATGACCAATGTTAAACTACATCATAATTATGTACACGATGTGGCAGGCGAGGGGATTTATGCGGGTAATTCGTTTGCTAGCTCAGGGGTTACGGTTACTTGTAGTGGTATAAGCCAAAAAGTGTATCCACATACCATCGAGGGACTTGAAATATACGAAAATCATTTTGAACGTATTGGCTGCGAGGGAATTCAATATGGTTGTTCTACTAATGCCAAGGTACATCACAATACTATTATCAACTCGGGGGTTAGTCCTTTCGACAACTACCAGTCTAATGGCATACAAATAGGCGAAGGCTCGGGGGGCGATTGTTATAATAATACTGTTATCAATGCCCGTGGTACTGGCATTATTATGTTGGGCTTTTTGGGTAACCAAACCGTGTATAACAACTTGATAGTAAATGCTGGCTATAATGGTCTTTTTGCCGACTCACGGTCTAGCTCTATTCCTAATACTTTTTTGCGTATTGCCAATAATTCTATTATCAACTCTCAGAGCGATGCCATAAAATTATATAGCCTGATTCATTCGCATGAGGTCGTTAATAACTTGATTATCAATCCTGCCACTGGCAAGTTTTTAGTAAAATTAGGTACTCCTGTCCTTGTAAACGAACGAAATAATTTCATGAATATGTCTATTGGTACAGCGTTTTTGAATGATGCTGCCAATGGGAATTATTACCCGACTAGCAATTCACCTTTGGTAAATACTGGTGAAAATTTAAGCAATTGGGGGATTGTATTCGACCGAGATAATAATGCTCGCCCTAGTGGCTCGGGTTATGATATTGGTAGTTTTGAATTTATTCAGCCCTGA
- a CDS encoding saccharopine dehydrogenase family protein: protein MGKKVLIIGAGGVGNVVAKKCAMNPDVFSEVVLASRTKKKCDAIAEECAKIGLPTPVQTAQVDADNVPELVALINQIKPWMIINVALPYQDLTIMDACLETGVHYMDTANYEPKDVAKFEYSWQWAYKERFEQAGLMALLGCGFDPGVTQVYTAYANKHHFDEMHYLDIIDCNAGDHGKAFATNFNPEINIREITQDGRYWENGEWVEIPAMSIHKPIDYPGIGPKESYVLYHEELESLVKNFPTLKRARFWMTFGQQYITHLNVLQNVGMTSIEPIKFQGMDIVPLEFLKAVLPEPGTLGENYTGETSIGCQIKGIKDGQEKTYYVWNNCKHQDCWKEVQAQGVSYTTGVPAMLGAMMMITGEWFKPGVWNCEEMNPDPFMAMLNIHGLPWNELVNIELPHEY, encoded by the coding sequence ATGGGCAAGAAAGTTTTAATTATTGGTGCTGGAGGTGTTGGAAATGTGGTAGCTAAGAAATGTGCCATGAATCCCGATGTATTTTCGGAGGTCGTATTGGCCAGCCGTACCAAGAAAAAATGCGATGCTATCGCAGAAGAATGTGCAAAAATAGGTCTGCCAACACCTGTTCAAACTGCACAAGTAGATGCCGACAACGTACCTGAATTGGTAGCGTTAATCAACCAAATCAAACCTTGGATGATTATCAATGTGGCATTGCCTTATCAGGATTTGACCATCATGGATGCCTGTTTGGAAACTGGCGTTCATTATATGGATACAGCCAACTACGAGCCCAAAGATGTTGCCAAATTTGAATACTCTTGGCAGTGGGCATACAAAGAACGTTTTGAGCAGGCTGGCTTAATGGCTCTTTTAGGCTGTGGGTTTGACCCAGGAGTAACCCAAGTTTATACAGCATACGCCAATAAGCACCATTTCGACGAAATGCACTACTTGGATATTATCGACTGTAATGCAGGCGACCACGGAAAGGCTTTCGCTACCAACTTTAACCCAGAAATCAATATCCGTGAAATTACACAAGATGGACGTTATTGGGAAAATGGCGAATGGGTAGAAATTCCTGCTATGTCTATTCACAAACCGATTGACTACCCAGGTATTGGGCCAAAAGAATCGTATGTTTTGTACCACGAAGAGTTAGAATCGTTGGTAAAAAACTTCCCAACCTTGAAGCGTGCAAGATTCTGGATGACTTTTGGGCAACAATACATTACTCACTTGAATGTACTCCAAAATGTGGGTATGACTTCAATTGAACCTATCAAATTCCAAGGAATGGATATTGTTCCTTTAGAGTTTTTGAAAGCTGTATTACCTGAACCAGGGACTTTGGGCGAAAATTATACAGGTGAGACATCTATTGGTTGCCAAATTAAAGGTATCAAAGATGGCCAAGAAAAAACTTATTACGTATGGAACAACTGTAAGCACCAAGACTGCTGGAAAGAGGTTCAGGCTCAAGGGGTAAGTTATACAACGGGTGTTCCTGCTATGTTGGGAGCTATGATGATGATTACAGGTGAATGGTTCAAACCAGGCGTTTGGAACTGCGAAGAAATGAACCCAGACCCATTCATGGCTATGCTAAATATTCATGGTTTGCCTTGGAACGAATTGGTAAACATCGAATTGCCACACGAATACTAG
- a CDS encoding AEC family transporter, which yields MNPTNAVFITALSIIALGFFLKNKGIITEKEGKIITKLLMHTTFPSLVFVTVMRVNIVPNLLLLPLICISFSAITMLIGSFIFKSQTKRIRGLLTMSSGGFNLGLFAFPLIEGIWGREGMVYAALFDVGNSIVVFCMVYGTGVIFAEAKEEVAIRKREKLKKAFLKIFTLLPFQAMLLGLFINLTALELPQIVVDIIDILAKGNKVLVLLIMGIYLSLNMTNEVLKKVVNVLIIRYTVGLTMGLLLYYNLPFEPLYRSIVLICLILPVGMTLLPFSDELGYDSKIAGVLVNLSMIISFVLMWGLVLGMHLN from the coding sequence ATGAATCCAACCAACGCCGTTTTTATTACTGCTCTTTCGATTATAGCACTCGGTTTTTTCCTAAAAAACAAAGGTATTATTACCGAAAAAGAAGGTAAGATTATTACTAAATTATTGATGCACACTACTTTCCCTTCGTTGGTGTTTGTAACGGTAATGAGAGTAAATATTGTACCTAACCTTTTACTATTGCCTTTGATTTGTATTAGTTTTAGTGCTATTACGATGCTAATAGGCAGTTTTATTTTTAAATCTCAGACCAAAAGAATACGAGGATTATTAACCATGAGTAGCGGAGGCTTTAACCTTGGTTTGTTTGCTTTTCCGCTTATCGAGGGTATTTGGGGGCGAGAAGGGATGGTTTATGCGGCATTATTTGATGTTGGCAATTCGATTGTGGTGTTTTGTATGGTATATGGTACGGGTGTAATTTTTGCAGAAGCAAAAGAGGAGGTAGCAATTAGGAAACGAGAAAAACTCAAAAAGGCTTTTCTGAAAATATTTACATTGTTGCCATTTCAGGCAATGCTTTTGGGGTTGTTTATCAACCTTACGGCTTTGGAATTACCTCAAATTGTAGTGGATATTATTGATATTTTGGCAAAAGGTAATAAAGTGCTGGTTTTGCTTATTATGGGTATTTATCTGAGTCTTAATATGACTAATGAGGTGCTGAAAAAAGTAGTAAACGTATTGATAATAAGATACACTGTTGGCTTAACGATGGGCTTATTGTTGTATTACAACCTTCCCTTCGAGCCACTTTATAGAAGCATCGTGTTGATTTGCTTGATTTTACCTGTAGGAATGACTTTATTACCTTTTTCAGACGAATTGGGGTATGATTCTAAAATTGCTGGTGTATTGGTCAATCTTTCAATGATTATCAGTTTTGTCCTGATGTGGGGCCTGGTATTAGGAATGCACTTGAATTAG
- a CDS encoding ABC transporter ATP-binding protein, producing MISIDNLSFSYGKKKPVFKGLTLSLKEGNVYGLLGKNGAGKSSLLRNIAGLLFPTSGSCTVNGFDTQARHPGFLQELYYLPEEFYAPPIKIKDFVTTYAPFYPNFSLKQFLEYLEEFKISDNEKFSELSLGQKKKALIGFGLATNTKVLIMDEPTNGLDIPSKSQFRKIIASVATEERIIVISTHQVRDLDSLIDPIIILDNSEILLHATTEEIAEKLSFKTVNDVTNHEQLLYSEHSIRGFSVVLPNTNHEHTKVDLELLFNAALVNRDALKNIFA from the coding sequence ATGATTTCAATTGACAATTTATCATTTAGTTACGGCAAGAAGAAACCTGTGTTCAAAGGTTTGACTCTTTCGCTCAAGGAGGGAAATGTCTATGGCTTGTTAGGTAAAAATGGAGCAGGTAAATCTAGCTTATTACGCAATATAGCGGGTTTGCTTTTTCCGACGAGTGGTTCTTGTACCGTAAATGGTTTTGACACCCAAGCTAGACACCCTGGGTTTTTGCAAGAACTCTACTATTTGCCTGAAGAGTTTTATGCTCCGCCTATCAAAATCAAAGATTTTGTAACTACTTATGCCCCTTTTTACCCTAATTTCTCACTGAAACAATTTTTGGAATATTTAGAAGAATTTAAAATTTCAGACAACGAAAAGTTTTCTGAATTGTCGCTAGGGCAAAAGAAAAAAGCTTTAATTGGCTTTGGCTTGGCTACCAATACCAAAGTCCTGATTATGGACGAGCCTACCAATGGATTAGATATTCCTTCTAAAAGCCAGTTTCGTAAAATTATTGCTTCGGTGGCTACTGAAGAGCGTATTATCGTGATTTCGACTCACCAAGTACGAGACTTAGATTCGTTGATTGACCCAATAATTATTTTGGACAACTCCGAGATTTTGCTACATGCCACTACCGAAGAAATTGCCGAAAAACTTTCTTTTAAAACGGTAAATGATGTCACCAATCACGAGCAGCTATTGTATTCCGAGCATTCTATCCGAGGGTTTTCGGTGGTATTGCCCAATACCAATCACGAACATACCAAGGTAGATTTAGAATTGTTGTTCAATGCCGCATTGGTCAATAGAGATGCTTTGAAAAACATTTTTGCATAA
- a CDS encoding GntR family transcriptional regulator: MEFRDNQAIYLQIAEFICERILLQNWGVGEKIPSVRELAVQLEVNPNTVMRTYEFLQQKEIIFTKRGMGYFVSDDASDKVIAYRKEEFIENELPQFFRNIHLLGIDFSDLQTRFDHFKQENF; this comes from the coding sequence ATGGAATTTAGAGATAATCAAGCAATATACCTCCAAATAGCAGAGTTTATTTGTGAGCGGATTCTCCTGCAAAACTGGGGCGTAGGAGAGAAAATACCTTCGGTACGGGAGTTGGCAGTACAACTAGAGGTAAACCCCAATACAGTAATGAGAACTTACGAGTTTTTACAACAAAAAGAAATCATTTTTACCAAACGAGGAATGGGCTATTTTGTGTCGGACGATGCCTCAGATAAGGTAATAGCATACCGAAAAGAGGAATTTATCGAAAATGAATTACCTCAGTTTTTTAGAAATATTCATTTGCTAGGCATTGATTTTTCTGACCTACAAACCCGATTTGACCATTTCAAACAAGAAAATTTTTAA
- a CDS encoding PASTA domain-containing protein, with product MIKIPTNSKKDVYTHAAIIVCLLMVLFFGFFFIYLPWSTNHGETITVPNLKGLTMEEAEDLLDDRNLDFEVTDSTFTPGVKPLTVLSQYPLENSKVKQGRKIYLTINTETAPMIKLPKLTEMSVRSAEQQLLIAGLLKPGLEYQNDIRENEVLEVKYQGTKIEAGTLIAKGSKVILVVGNGTGNAEMDIPCVIGKPLDEAIIIISGSGLQKGTVIYDPESSEPAGTVIRQNPACEDGKIKSGEMIDLWVAGNPPSGE from the coding sequence ATGATAAAAATTCCAACAAATTCTAAAAAAGACGTTTACACCCATGCTGCCATTATTGTTTGTTTGCTCATGGTATTGTTTTTTGGATTTTTCTTTATTTACCTTCCTTGGAGTACCAATCATGGCGAAACTATTACAGTTCCCAATCTGAAAGGTTTGACAATGGAAGAAGCCGAGGATTTATTGGACGATAGAAACCTTGATTTTGAAGTAACCGATAGTACTTTTACGCCAGGAGTAAAACCCCTGACAGTTTTGTCGCAGTATCCATTAGAAAACTCAAAAGTAAAACAAGGTAGAAAGATATACCTAACTATCAATACCGAAACAGCCCCAATGATTAAGTTGCCAAAACTCACCGAAATGTCGGTAAGAAGTGCCGAGCAACAGCTATTAATTGCGGGTTTGTTGAAGCCTGGTTTAGAATACCAAAACGATATTCGGGAAAATGAGGTATTAGAAGTCAAATATCAAGGTACGAAAATTGAAGCTGGAACGTTAATTGCAAAAGGCTCAAAAGTTATCTTGGTAGTTGGAAATGGTACAGGCAATGCCGAAATGGATATCCCTTGTGTAATAGGCAAACCTCTCGACGAAGCTATTATTATTATTTCGGGTTCGGGATTGCAAAAAGGTACAGTGATTTATGACCCAGAGTCGAGCGAGCCAGCAGGAACGGTGATTCGTCAAAATCCAGCTTGCGAAGATGGTAAAATCAAGTCGGGTGAAATGATTGACCTTTGGGTAGCAGGGAATCCTCCGTCGGGAGAGTAA